GCCTCTAATGTTGCCCCGGTAGTAATAACGTCATCTATTAGTACGATATGCTTTCCCTCAAACAGCTCAGGCTGATTTAAATTAAAGATCTCTTCAACATTTTTCCATCTGGCAAACCTGCTTTTCTTAGTCTGCGTTTCACTCTGACTAATCCTTACCAGATTATTTTTAGAGTACTCTGCTCCTAATTCCTCAGCAAAAGCCCTGCCGAAAGTATCTACCTGATTATATCCGCGCTTT
The sequence above is a segment of the Bacteroidota bacterium genome. Coding sequences within it:
- a CDS encoding phosphoribosyltransferase family protein; translation: MIHNLKYKGHQDIGVELGNWFGKVLNDNSKLQDVDYVVAVPLHRRKEKKRGYNQVDTFGRAFAEELGAEYSKNNLVRISQSETQTKKSRFARWKNVEEIFNLNQPELFEGKHIVLIDDVITTGATLEA